Proteins from one Ipomoea triloba cultivar NCNSP0323 chromosome 1, ASM357664v1 genomic window:
- the LOC116025695 gene encoding CBL-interacting serine/threonine-protein kinase 23-like has protein sequence MASSSSSSAGSRRTRVGRYELGRTLGEGSFAKVKFARNLETEESVAIKILDKEKLLKHKMVGQIKREISTMKLIRHPNVIRMFEVMASKSKIYIVMEFVTGGELFDKIASKGRLKEDEARKYFQQLINAVDYCHSRGVFHRDLKPENLLLDANGVLKVSDFGLSALPQQVREDGLLHTTCGTPNYVAPEVINNKGYDGAKADLWSCGVILYVLMAGYLPFEDSNLVALYKKIFKADFACPPWFSSSAKKLIKRILDPNPQTRITIAEVIENDWFKKGYQPPVFQQEDVNLDDVNAIFDESADSSNLVVERREELPNAPLAMNAFELISRSQGLNLSSLFEKQVGLVKRETRFTSKCPASEIISKIEETAVPLGFNVKKNNYKLKLHGEKTGRKGHLSIATEVFEVTPSLHIVELRKAGGDTLEFHKFYKNLSTGLKDIVWKTEEPTAELEVGSSSGLA, from the exons ATGGCTTCGAGTTCAAGTTCAAGTGCTGGGAGTAGAAGAACAAGAGTGGGTAGGTATGAGTTAGGGAGGACTTTGGGAGAGGGGTCATTTGCAAAGGTGAAGTTTGCTAGGAATTTGGAAACAGAGGAGAGTGTGGCTATCAAGATTCTTGATAAAGAGAAGCTTCTTAAGCATAAGATGGTTGGCCAG ATCAAACGGGAAATCTCAACCATGAAATTGATTAGGCATCCCAATGTCATTCGCATGTTTGAG GTTATGGCAAGCAAGTCGAAGATATATATTGTTATGGAATTTGTTACTGGTGGTGAACTATTTGACAAAATC GCTAGTAAAGGGAGGCTGAAAGAAGATGAAGCAAGGAAATATTTTCAACAGCTGATTAATGCTGTCGACTACTGTCATAGTAGAGGTGTGTTCCACAGAGACCTCAAG CCGGAGAATTTATTGTTGGATGCCAATGGAGTTCTCAAAGTCTCTGATTTTGGATTGAGTGCACTTCCCCAGCAAGTACGG GAAGATGGGTTGCTACACACAACGTGCGGTACACCAAATTATGTTGCTCCTGAG GTGATCAACAACAAAGGTTATGATGGAGCTAAGGCAGATCTTTGGTCATGCGGTGTAATACTTTATGTACTCATGGCTGGTTACTTGCCTTTCGAAGACTCAAATCTTGTGGCATTATATAAAAAG ATTTTCAAGGCTGATTTTGCATGTCCACCATGGTTCTCCTCAAGTGCAAAGAAATTAATCAAAAGAATCCTGGATCCCAATCCCCAAACG CGCATCACAATTGCTGAGGTCATTGAGAATGACTGGTTTAAGAAAGGTTATCAGCCACCAGTATTCCAACAGGAAGATGTTAATCTTGATGATGTCAATGCCATCTTTGATGAATCAGCA gaCTCATCAAATCTCGTTGTGGAGAGAAGGGAAGAACTGCCTAATGCACCACTTGCGATGAATGCTTTTGAGCTCATTTCTAGATCTCAGGGCCTCAATCTTAGTTCTCTTTTTGAAAAGCAAGTG GGACTTGTTAAAAGGGAAACAagatttacatcaaaatgtCCTGCTTCAGAGATAATCTCAAAAATTGAAGAAACTGCTGTACCTTTGGGTTTCAATGTGAAGAAAAATAACTATAAG CTAAAGCTTCACGGAGAAAAGACTGGCCGCAAGGGTCATTTATCCATTGCAACAGAG GTTTTTGAGGTGACTCCTTCGCTTCATATAGTAGAGCTTCGCAAGGCTGGAGGAGATACCTTGGAATTCCACAAG TTCtataaaaacctgtcaaccggGTTGAAAGACATTGTTTGGAAAACAGAGGAACCAACAGCAGAATTAGAAGTTG GTTCAAGCAGTGGATTGGCTTAG